Genomic window (Cyanobacteria bacterium GSL.Bin1):
AGTTGATATTTCAAATGTAATTTCAGGTTATGCACAAGGGCTTTTTTTAATGGCAGATGAAAGTGGAGAAATTGGTTGGTATGCCAGTCGTTCCCATGCCATTATTCCTTTAAATGAAAAGTTTTGTTATCCCAAATCGCTGCAACGATTTATTAACCAAAATCGGTTTGAAGTTGCAATTAATCGTGATTTTGCGGGTGTTTGTAATGGCTGTGCTGAGCGGGAAACAACTTGGATTTCATCTGACTTAAAGTCAGTTTATTGGCAACTTTATCAAGCCGGGTTTGCCTTTAGTTTTGAAACTTGGCAAGGCGACGACTTAGCAGGTGGTGTTTTAGGAATTGCGATTGGTGGGGCATTTATTGGGGAATCCATGTTTTATCAGATTTCGGAAGGGTCAAAAGTTGCCTTAGTGAAGTTAGTCGAATATTTACGAGCTAGAGGTTTTGTCCTCTTTGATGCGCAAATGCAAAATCCTCATTTAGCTCGCTTCGGGGCGTATGAAGTGACGGAAAAAGAGTATAAGAAAATGTTAGAGCAAGCGATTCAAAAGCCTTGTCAGTTTCTTTAGAGGGGAAAAACAAGCGCCATCATGCCGGCAATCAATGCCCCAATCAATGTATTAATAATATTAACCACTTCATTCGTTAAAAGATCAAACTTTTCCTGCAGAGTTGCCCCAATTAAACTTTCTAAATTGGTCGCAATAAAGGCAGCAATAATACAATATAAAATCCCTAGGGCAGAGGTTAAACCGACACTCCAACCGACACCGGCAATCACAGCAGAAGCCAATAGTCCTGCCAGGGTTCCTTCTAAACTGACTGCCCCCTCTGTACCAGGAGTAACCGGCTTTAAACTCGTAA
Coding sequences:
- a CDS encoding leucyl/phenylalanyl-tRNA--protein transferase translates to MQVDISNVISGYAQGLFLMADESGEIGWYASRSHAIIPLNEKFCYPKSLQRFINQNRFEVAINRDFAGVCNGCAERETTWISSDLKSVYWQLYQAGFAFSFETWQGDDLAGGVLGIAIGGAFIGESMFYQISEGSKVALVKLVEYLRARGFVLFDAQMQNPHLARFGAYEVTEKEYKKMLEQAIQKPCQFL